Proteins from a single region of Parasedimentitalea psychrophila:
- a CDS encoding ABC transporter ATP-binding protein, with the protein MAKITLSKLRHSYYPNPSTPSDYALKEIDLDWNDGGAYALLGPSGCGKSTLLNIISGLLVPSEGRILFDDKDVTDLPPDQRNIAQVFQFPVIYDTMTVYDNLAFPLRNRGRDEETVKTRVTAIAEMLELTDMLGQKAAGLSPDNKQKISMGRGLVREDVNVVMFDEPLTVIDPHLKWKLRSKLKELHQRIKATMIYVTHDQTEALTFADQVVVMQDGEVVQIGTPVELFERPAHTFVGHFIGSPGMNVLPCSLRDGQAYFTDQPVALEGAISGTPKGRTEIGIRPEFVTLAKSGLPATVSKVSDVGRHTVVECDAGGCKIRAIISGTGPEKGASVFLNFQQNQTRLYVDGWIATQSQEAQS; encoded by the coding sequence ATGGCTAAAATAACTCTCTCCAAACTGCGTCACAGCTATTACCCGAACCCGTCGACCCCTTCGGATTATGCGCTCAAGGAAATCGACCTCGACTGGAACGATGGCGGTGCCTATGCGCTGCTGGGGCCGTCGGGCTGTGGCAAATCCACCCTGCTGAACATCATTTCCGGCCTGCTAGTCCCGTCCGAGGGACGCATTCTGTTCGACGATAAAGACGTCACCGACCTGCCGCCAGACCAGCGCAACATCGCCCAGGTGTTCCAGTTCCCGGTGATCTACGACACCATGACGGTCTATGACAATCTGGCCTTCCCGCTGCGCAATCGTGGCCGCGACGAAGAGACGGTCAAAACCCGGGTCACGGCTATTGCCGAGATGCTGGAGCTGACCGATATGCTGGGCCAAAAGGCGGCAGGCCTGAGCCCGGACAACAAGCAAAAGATCTCGATGGGGCGCGGATTGGTGCGCGAGGACGTCAACGTGGTGATGTTCGATGAGCCGCTGACGGTGATCGACCCGCATCTGAAATGGAAGCTGCGCTCAAAACTGAAAGAGCTGCACCAGCGCATCAAGGCAACGATGATCTACGTCACCCACGACCAGACCGAGGCACTGACCTTTGCCGATCAGGTGGTGGTGATGCAGGACGGCGAAGTGGTGCAGATCGGCACCCCGGTCGAACTGTTTGAGCGCCCGGCCCACACCTTTGTCGGCCATTTCATCGGCTCACCCGGCATGAATGTGCTGCCCTGCAGCCTGCGTGACGGGCAGGCCTATTTCACCGACCAGCCGGTGGCGCTGGAAGGGGCGATTTCAGGCACCCCCAAGGGTCGCACCGAAATTGGCATCCGCCCCGAGTTTGTGACCCTCGCCAAAAGCGGCTTGCCGGCAACGGTGAGCAAGGTCTCGGACGTTGGCCGCCACACAGTGGTGGAATGTGACGCCGGCGGCTGCAAGATCCGCGCCATCATCAGCGGGACCGGCCCGGAAAAAGGCGCATCGGTGTTTCTCAACTTCCAACAAAACCAGACCCGGCTCTATGTCGACGGCTGGATAGCCACCCAATCGCAAGAGGCACAGTCATGA
- a CDS encoding DUF2160 domain-containing protein, with protein sequence MLSWMAWTWPTALVFIGIFSAIGTLIILEIRTPGGDERKGVLGLVTTRGDRLFIALLGSSYIFLAWLGLFGTPLWIPLPMAIGWAVFCFRKV encoded by the coding sequence ATGCTTTCATGGATGGCCTGGACCTGGCCCACAGCATTGGTCTTTATCGGTATCTTCTCGGCGATCGGCACGCTGATCATCCTCGAAATCCGCACCCCCGGCGGCGATGAACGCAAGGGAGTGCTGGGGCTGGTCACCACCCGTGGCGACCGGTTGTTCATCGCGCTGCTGGGCTCCAGCTATATATTCCTGGCCTGGCTGGGATTGTTTGGCACCCCGCTGTGGATACCGCTGCCAATGGCCATAGGCTGGGCCGTGTTCTGCTTTCGCAAGGTCTGA
- a CDS encoding ABC transporter ATP-binding protein, with translation MALELKSVTKRVGANLHIKETSLTLHTGHFNVLLGATGSGKTSLIKLMAGLDPLASGEIWMDGQNVSKLNTQKRNISLVHQFFINYPHMTVYENIASPLKVAGMAKSEIQGRVEEAADILQLRPMLNRMPHELSGGQQQRTALARAIAKESKAVFLDEPLANLDYKLREELRDQLPELFAGRGAVVVYATSEPEEALLLGGQTALMEDGHVTQFGVTADIYRNPANVSAAAVFSNPPINTAKITKQGSNATLGSGVSWDLPGAAAGLADGKYTIAIRPHHVLPLATDKNTVRLSGKVQVTELSGSESSAHFDMGHGSWVSLASGVHPYHVGETHDFYMDPSACYVFAPDGSRVA, from the coding sequence ATGGCACTCGAACTAAAATCTGTGACCAAGCGCGTCGGCGCCAATCTGCACATCAAGGAAACCTCCCTGACCCTGCACACCGGTCACTTCAATGTCCTGTTGGGCGCAACCGGATCTGGTAAGACCTCTCTGATCAAACTGATGGCTGGGCTGGACCCGCTGGCCAGTGGCGAGATCTGGATGGATGGTCAGAACGTATCCAAGCTCAACACCCAGAAACGCAATATCAGCCTGGTGCACCAGTTTTTCATCAACTACCCGCATATGACCGTCTATGAAAACATTGCCTCGCCGCTGAAAGTCGCGGGCATGGCGAAATCTGAAATTCAGGGCCGCGTCGAAGAGGCCGCCGATATTCTGCAGCTGCGGCCGATGCTGAACCGGATGCCGCATGAGCTTTCCGGTGGCCAGCAGCAGCGCACCGCATTGGCCCGCGCCATTGCCAAGGAAAGCAAGGCGGTGTTCCTGGATGAGCCGCTGGCCAACCTCGACTATAAACTGCGCGAAGAGCTGCGCGATCAGCTGCCCGAGCTGTTTGCCGGCCGCGGCGCGGTGGTGGTCTATGCCACTTCGGAACCCGAAGAGGCCCTGTTGCTGGGCGGCCAGACCGCGCTGATGGAGGATGGTCATGTGACCCAGTTTGGCGTCACCGCTGACATCTACCGCAACCCGGCCAATGTTTCCGCCGCTGCGGTGTTCTCCAACCCGCCGATCAACACTGCAAAGATCACCAAGCAGGGCAGCAATGCCACCTTGGGATCAGGCGTCAGCTGGGATCTTCCCGGCGCGGCTGCGGGGCTGGCGGATGGCAAGTACACCATCGCCATCCGCCCCCACCATGTGCTGCCGCTGGCAACCGATAAAAACACCGTGCGCCTGTCAGGCAAGGTGCAGGTGACCGAGCTGTCCGGCTCGGAAAGCAGCGCCCATTTTGACATGGGGCACGGCAGCTGGGTGTCGCTGGCATCTGGCGTTCATCCCTACCATGTGGGTGAAACCCATGATTTTTATATGGACCCATCCGCGTGCTACGTTTTTGCACCCGATGGCTCCCGCGTGGCATGA
- a CDS encoding glucokinase, whose amino-acid sequence MNTDVTVLVGDVGGSNTRLALAGAEIGVTGLRTFDNDSFTSLEDVLSAYRAQPDLPTFQGACIAVAGPVYGDEYRLTNRAWQGDASSLAARLQLPQGARMDLINDLAALGHALPVLSPGQLSSLRAGVQLGDQSLVVGLGTGFNVSLVAGTHTAGAEMGHADLPASVYKRLQAALGRDPTGFNTNEDLFSGHGLVRFHQAMSGVAIAGGAQLMEDYLADTDSAAARTVETWAELLGLLSCNLVPTYMPGQGLFFAGSVARAVLGSPAQTQFLEGFSQGGGLLQEQCRQIPLWVITDDAAGVSGSARVALEAVGA is encoded by the coding sequence ATGAACACGGATGTCACGGTACTGGTCGGCGATGTTGGCGGCAGCAATACTCGGCTGGCATTGGCTGGAGCAGAAATCGGCGTCACCGGGTTGCGAACCTTTGACAACGACAGCTTTACCAGCCTTGAGGACGTGCTGAGTGCCTATCGTGCCCAGCCCGACCTGCCGACGTTTCAGGGCGCCTGTATCGCGGTTGCCGGACCTGTTTACGGGGATGAATATCGTTTGACCAACCGGGCCTGGCAGGGCGATGCCAGCAGTCTGGCGGCGCGGCTGCAATTGCCGCAGGGCGCGCGGATGGATCTGATCAATGATCTGGCGGCTTTGGGTCATGCGCTGCCAGTGCTCAGCCCCGGCCAGCTGTCCTCGCTGCGGGCGGGGGTGCAGCTGGGCGATCAGTCGCTGGTGGTTGGTCTTGGCACCGGGTTCAACGTGTCGCTGGTGGCCGGGACACATACCGCCGGGGCGGAAATGGGCCATGCGGATCTGCCAGCTTCGGTCTACAAAAGACTGCAGGCCGCACTGGGCCGCGACCCAACGGGGTTCAACACCAATGAAGATCTGTTCTCGGGGCATGGCCTGGTTCGCTTTCATCAGGCGATGAGCGGAGTGGCGATTGCCGGCGGGGCGCAACTGATGGAGGACTATCTGGCCGATACAGACAGCGCCGCCGCCCGCACGGTTGAGACCTGGGCCGAATTGCTGGGATTGCTGTCGTGTAATCTGGTGCCAACCTATATGCCCGGCCAGGGTCTGTTCTTTGCAGGCAGCGTGGCGCGGGCCGTGCTGGGCTCGCCTGCACAGACGCAGTTCCTTGAGGGGTTCTCGCAGGGGGGCGGCTTGCTGCAAGAGCAGTGCCGACAGATCCCGCTGTGGGTGATCACTGACGATGCCGCCGGTGTCAGCGGTTCGGCACGGGTGGCGCTGGAGGCGGTGGGGGCCTGA
- a CDS encoding THUMP domain-containing class I SAM-dependent RNA methyltransferase: MMTETEFDIFLVAAPGTELALRDEAREKGFKSPSILPGGVTIRGTWEEVWRANLQLRGAARVLARIGEIRAFHLAQLDKRARKFPWGDVLRPDVPVKVEVVTNKKSKIYHAGAAIQRFEKAITEELGAPISAEAEVRIKVRIDDNLCIISVDTSGEALHKRGHKPSVGKAPMRENLAAMFLRQCGYDGSEPVVDPMCGSGTFVIEAAELAMGLIPGRSRSFAFEQLANFDDAAWQQMRGAGQGALTALRFYGSDRDAGVVAAATTNAERAGVEGCTLFTHQAVSDLMPPEGPPGLVIVNPPYGARIGNKKLLYALYGALGKTLSARFSGWRVGIVTSEAGLAKATDLPFLPTGAAVAHGGIKIRLFQTAPLR, from the coding sequence ATGATGACAGAGACAGAATTCGATATTTTCCTCGTAGCGGCTCCGGGAACCGAGCTGGCACTACGGGATGAAGCCCGTGAGAAGGGCTTTAAATCGCCCTCTATCCTGCCCGGAGGTGTGACCATACGGGGCACTTGGGAGGAGGTCTGGCGGGCCAATCTGCAGCTGCGCGGCGCGGCGCGGGTGTTGGCGCGCATCGGTGAGATACGGGCCTTTCATCTGGCCCAGTTGGACAAACGCGCCCGCAAGTTTCCCTGGGGCGATGTGCTGCGCCCGGATGTGCCGGTCAAGGTCGAAGTGGTCACCAACAAGAAGTCCAAAATCTATCACGCAGGCGCCGCGATCCAGCGGTTTGAGAAGGCCATTACCGAGGAGCTGGGGGCGCCGATCTCGGCCGAGGCCGAGGTGCGCATCAAGGTGCGCATTGACGACAATCTCTGTATCATCAGTGTCGATACCTCGGGCGAGGCGCTGCACAAACGCGGTCATAAACCCTCGGTGGGCAAGGCGCCGATGCGGGAAAACCTGGCAGCGATGTTCCTGCGCCAATGTGGCTATGATGGCAGTGAGCCGGTGGTCGATCCCATGTGTGGCTCTGGCACCTTTGTGATCGAAGCGGCCGAGCTCGCCATGGGGCTGATCCCGGGCCGCAGCCGCAGCTTTGCCTTTGAACAACTGGCCAATTTCGACGACGCAGCCTGGCAGCAGATGCGTGGTGCCGGGCAGGGGGCTCTGACCGCGCTGCGGTTTTACGGCTCTGACCGCGATGCCGGAGTGGTCGCGGCCGCCACCACCAATGCCGAGCGCGCCGGGGTTGAGGGGTGCACGCTGTTCACCCATCAGGCGGTCAGTGACCTGATGCCGCCAGAGGGGCCGCCGGGATTGGTGATCGTCAACCCGCCTTATGGCGCCCGGATCGGCAATAAAAAACTGCTTTATGCGCTGTATGGCGCGCTGGGCAAAACCCTGAGCGCCCGGTTTTCCGGCTGGCGGGTGGGCATTGTCACCAGCGAGGCCGGACTGGCCAAGGCCACCGACCTGCCGTTCCTGCCGACAGGGGCCGCCGTGGCTCATGGCGGCATCAAGATCCGTTTGTTCCAGACCGCGCCGCTGCGCTAA
- a CDS encoding 4'-phosphopantetheinyl transferase family protein, which translates to MSNSRTTLTADRQALIRPLLQPDVALAVTDPQGRLAVPFATELACLSANAVAKRQREFAAGRAAAHAAMADLGHRPQAIVIGKNRAPLWPEGLTGSITHSRSCAIAIVARNRDVLALGIDVEEDRPLADKLLPAICSDAEQEWLMAQANPGQLAKLIFSAKEAAYKCQYSVSQRYFGFDGLELALDLAQGGFQARFTADQLPFVRGDVIDGRFAIGAGVIVTLAELRP; encoded by the coding sequence ATGAGCAACAGCAGGACGACACTGACAGCTGACCGGCAGGCCCTGATCCGCCCCTTGTTGCAACCGGATGTGGCCCTGGCGGTGACCGACCCGCAGGGCAGGCTGGCGGTGCCTTTTGCAACCGAGCTGGCCTGTCTGTCAGCCAATGCGGTGGCCAAGCGACAGCGCGAGTTTGCCGCTGGTCGCGCCGCCGCCCATGCCGCAATGGCGGACCTGGGCCACAGGCCACAGGCCATTGTGATCGGTAAAAACCGCGCCCCCCTCTGGCCCGAGGGGCTGACCGGATCCATCACCCATAGCCGCAGCTGCGCCATCGCCATTGTCGCCCGCAACCGCGATGTTCTGGCGCTTGGCATCGACGTCGAGGAAGACAGACCGCTGGCGGATAAATTACTGCCGGCGATCTGCTCGGATGCTGAACAGGAGTGGCTCATGGCTCAGGCCAATCCCGGCCAGCTGGCCAAGCTGATATTTTCAGCAAAAGAGGCCGCTTACAAATGCCAGTACAGCGTAAGCCAGCGCTACTTTGGCTTTGACGGTCTGGAACTGGCGCTGGATTTGGCGCAGGGTGGTTTTCAGGCCCGCTTTACCGCCGACCAATTGCCTTTCGTGCGGGGCGACGTGATTGACGGGCGGTTTGCCATCGGCGCCGGGGTGATTGTCACCCTGGCTGAGCTGCGCCCCTAA
- a CDS encoding AraC family transcriptional regulator has protein sequence MAGAAGQHSAVFASMLANQLIQRGYAVEDIFHGTAFDANLLAEEAPTYPLVETVKFFERAAVLTKNENLGFQLGMEQDIRRAGLICYVGLAAPTAGGFLANFARYSRVASPALEVDKSHLQQGGVISWDYAISPSLKRRQYVEFAAASLLFTLRRFTIGPISPRLVRFQHNRRSQLNEIETYFGCKVEFGAATNGFTFDPKDLDLPLTSADEQLLSVLQRYGDQVLADIARQSPGLVIAVERAISEQLGAGTVTLESVASGMGMSPRTLSRKLAAEGTSFFRLLENLRKSLSKSYLRDTNLVLAEIAFLLGYSGLGSFNEAFKRWTGHSPGQFRTE, from the coding sequence ATGGCAGGCGCCGCCGGACAGCACTCTGCAGTTTTTGCCAGTATGCTGGCCAATCAACTGATACAGCGTGGCTATGCCGTGGAGGATATTTTTCACGGCACCGCTTTTGATGCCAACTTGCTGGCCGAAGAGGCTCCGACCTATCCGCTGGTTGAAACCGTCAAGTTTTTTGAGCGGGCTGCGGTGTTGACCAAGAACGAAAATCTGGGTTTTCAGCTGGGCATGGAACAGGATATTCGGCGGGCTGGACTGATTTGCTATGTTGGATTGGCGGCGCCAACGGCCGGAGGCTTTCTGGCCAATTTTGCCCGCTATTCACGGGTGGCCAGCCCGGCGCTGGAGGTTGATAAGTCCCACTTGCAGCAGGGCGGGGTGATCAGCTGGGACTATGCGATTTCCCCCAGTCTGAAACGCCGCCAATATGTCGAGTTTGCGGCGGCAAGCCTGTTGTTCACGCTGCGCCGGTTTACCATTGGTCCGATCTCGCCGCGGTTGGTCAGGTTCCAGCACAACCGGCGCAGTCAGCTGAATGAAATAGAGACTTATTTTGGCTGCAAGGTGGAGTTTGGCGCCGCCACCAACGGCTTTACCTTTGACCCGAAAGATCTGGATCTACCGCTGACCTCGGCCGACGAGCAATTGTTGAGCGTGTTGCAGAGATATGGCGACCAGGTGCTGGCGGACATCGCGCGCCAAAGCCCGGGGCTGGTGATCGCGGTGGAACGGGCAATATCCGAACAGCTGGGGGCCGGAACCGTGACCTTGGAAAGTGTTGCCAGCGGCATGGGGATGAGCCCGCGCACCCTGTCGCGCAAGCTGGCAGCCGAAGGGACCAGCTTTTTCCGGCTGTTGGAAAACCTGCGCAAATCCCTCTCAAAAAGCTATCTGCGTGATACCAATCTGGTGCTGGCGGAGATTGCCTTCCTGCTGGGCTATTCGGGGCTGGGGAGCTTCAATGAGGCGTTCAAGCGCTGGACCGGCCATAGCCCCGGACAGTTTCGTACAGAATGA
- a CDS encoding ABC transporter substrate-binding protein yields the protein MRKYLLSAVAATAVTAGSIGHADEAAANKWINEEFQPSVLTKDEQLAEMQWFIDAAAPFSGMEINVLSEGIPTHSYESEVLTKAFEEITGIKVNHQILGEGEVVQAVQTQMQTQRNLYDAYVNDSDLIGTHSRLQLAYNLTDFMAGEGADVTNPGLDLDDFMGIQFTTGPDGDLYQLPDQQFANLYWFRKDWFDRADLQEAFKAKYGYDLGVPVNWSAYEDIAEFFSKDVKEIDGTTIYGHMDYGKRAPDLGWRMTDAWLSMAGAGSKGEPNGVPIDEWGIRMEAGSCNPSGASVTRGGAANGPAAVYAIRKWDEWLRAYAPPGAASFDFYQSLPALSQGNVAQQIFWYTAFTADMVKPQSEGNNTVDESGTPLWRMAPSPHGPYWEEGQKIGYQDVGSWTILKSTPLDRAKAAWLYSQFVVSKTVDVKKSHVGLTFIRDSSVNHESFSERADKLGGLVEFYRSPDRVAWSPTGINVPDYPKLAQIWWQQIGDVNSGAFTPQQAMDRLAEEMDITMGRMQRADEAANVYGGCGPRLNEEKDAAWWMANGGAKPMLDNEKPQGMTVNYDALVARWASE from the coding sequence ATGCGCAAGTATCTTCTCTCCGCTGTTGCGGCGACTGCTGTAACTGCGGGATCAATAGGGCATGCCGACGAGGCCGCTGCCAACAAATGGATTAACGAAGAATTCCAGCCCTCAGTTCTGACCAAGGACGAGCAACTGGCGGAAATGCAGTGGTTCATCGATGCGGCTGCGCCTTTTTCCGGCATGGAAATCAACGTGCTGTCCGAGGGCATTCCGACCCACAGCTACGAGAGCGAAGTGCTGACCAAGGCCTTTGAAGAAATCACCGGCATCAAGGTCAACCACCAGATTCTGGGCGAAGGCGAAGTTGTGCAGGCGGTTCAGACCCAAATGCAGACCCAGCGGAACCTGTACGACGCTTATGTCAATGACTCGGACCTGATCGGCACCCACTCGCGGCTGCAACTGGCCTATAACCTGACCGACTTCATGGCAGGCGAAGGCGCCGACGTGACCAACCCCGGTCTCGATCTGGACGACTTCATGGGTATCCAGTTCACCACTGGCCCGGATGGAGATCTGTACCAGCTGCCCGATCAGCAGTTCGCCAACTTGTACTGGTTCCGCAAGGACTGGTTCGACCGCGCCGACCTGCAGGAGGCCTTCAAAGCCAAATACGGCTATGATCTGGGAGTTCCGGTTAACTGGTCGGCCTATGAGGACATCGCCGAGTTCTTCTCCAAGGACGTCAAGGAAATCGACGGCACCACCATCTATGGTCACATGGACTATGGTAAGCGGGCGCCGGATCTTGGCTGGCGGATGACCGATGCCTGGCTGTCAATGGCCGGTGCCGGTTCCAAAGGCGAGCCAAACGGGGTTCCGATCGACGAATGGGGCATCCGCATGGAAGCCGGCTCCTGTAACCCATCGGGCGCAAGCGTCACCCGTGGTGGCGCTGCAAACGGTCCGGCTGCGGTCTATGCGATCCGCAAGTGGGACGAATGGCTGCGCGCCTATGCACCACCCGGTGCGGCCAGCTTTGACTTCTACCAGTCGCTGCCAGCCCTGTCGCAAGGCAACGTAGCTCAGCAGATCTTCTGGTACACTGCCTTTACCGCCGACATGGTGAAGCCACAGTCCGAAGGCAACAACACCGTTGACGAGAGCGGTACACCGCTGTGGCGGATGGCCCCCAGCCCACACGGCCCATACTGGGAAGAAGGCCAGAAGATCGGTTATCAGGACGTTGGCTCCTGGACCATCCTCAAGTCGACCCCACTGGACCGTGCCAAGGCGGCATGGCTGTATTCGCAGTTCGTCGTGTCGAAGACTGTGGACGTGAAGAAAAGCCACGTTGGTCTGACCTTCATCCGCGACAGTTCGGTCAACCACGAGAGCTTCTCGGAGCGGGCTGACAAACTGGGCGGTCTGGTCGAGTTCTACCGCTCGCCCGATCGTGTTGCCTGGTCGCCAACTGGCATCAACGTGCCTGACTATCCAAAGCTGGCCCAAATCTGGTGGCAGCAAATTGGCGACGTCAACTCGGGTGCCTTCACTCCACAACAGGCGATGGATCGTCTGGCCGAAGAAATGGACATCACCATGGGCCGCATGCAGCGCGCCGATGAGGCTGCCAATGTCTACGGTGGCTGTGGCCCACGTCTGAACGAAGAAAAAGACGCGGCCTGGTGGATGGCCAACGGTGGCGCCAAGCCAATGTTGGACAACGAGAAGCCACAGGGCATGACCGTCAACTATGACGCTCTGGTTGCCCGCTGGGCGTCTGAATAA
- a CDS encoding carbohydrate ABC transporter permease: MKKRSIVPIIYILFLLLPIYWLVAMSFKTTNEILGGFSLFPQTFTLENYRVIFTDPTWYWGYINSISYVTLNTVISITVALPAAYAFSRYRFLGDKQLFFWLLTNRMAPAAVFALPFFQLYSAVGLFDTYLAVALAHCLFNIPLSVWILEGFMAGVPKELDETAYVDGYSFPRFFVTIFLPSIKAGVGVAAFFCFMFSWVELLLAKTLTAVAAKPIAAIMTKTASSAGYELGLLAAAGTLTIIPGAIVIYFVRNYIAKGFAMGRV, encoded by the coding sequence ATGAAAAAACGATCCATCGTCCCAATCATTTACATCCTGTTCCTGCTGCTGCCGATCTACTGGCTGGTGGCGATGAGCTTTAAGACCACAAACGAGATCCTCGGCGGCTTCTCGCTGTTCCCGCAGACCTTCACGCTGGAAAACTACCGGGTGATCTTTACCGATCCGACCTGGTACTGGGGCTATATCAACTCGATCTCTTATGTGACCCTGAACACGGTGATTTCGATCACCGTGGCGCTGCCGGCTGCCTATGCCTTTAGCCGCTACCGGTTCTTGGGCGACAAGCAGTTGTTCTTCTGGCTGCTGACCAACCGGATGGCACCGGCTGCGGTGTTTGCGCTGCCGTTCTTCCAGCTTTACTCAGCCGTGGGGTTGTTTGACACCTATCTGGCGGTGGCGCTGGCCCATTGCCTGTTCAACATCCCGCTGTCGGTTTGGATCCTCGAAGGCTTCATGGCCGGCGTGCCCAAAGAGCTGGACGAGACCGCCTATGTGGATGGCTATTCCTTCCCGCGGTTCTTTGTCACCATCTTCCTGCCCTCGATCAAAGCCGGGGTCGGCGTCGCCGCCTTCTTCTGCTTCATGTTCTCATGGGTGGAACTGCTGCTGGCCAAAACCCTGACCGCGGTGGCCGCCAAACCCATTGCCGCCATCATGACCAAAACCGCCTCAAGCGCGGGATATGAGCTGGGCCTGCTGGCGGCGGCGGGCACATTGACAATCATTCCGGGCGCAATCGTGATCTACTTTGTCCGCAACTATATCGCGAAGGGTTTCGCGATGGGGAGGGTGTAA
- a CDS encoding carbohydrate ABC transporter permease — protein sequence MKTVNQKAWFFVLPVLLLVAFNALIPMMTVVNYSVQETFGNNLFLWEGLTWFEQLLTEERFYKALGRQFMFTGLILAIEVPLGIAIALSMPRQGIWVPVCLILMALPMLIPWNVVGAMWNIFTLPDIGLLGYFLNNVLGINYDMTQDPIAAWVTIITMDVWHWTSLVVLLAYAGLVSIPDAYYQAAKIDGASNWSVFRFIQLPKMKPVLTIAILLRFMDSFNIYTEPFVLTGGGPGNSTTLLSIDLVKRALGQFDLGPAAAMSLIYFAITLLVSWLFYTLMTKDDLN from the coding sequence ATGAAAACCGTAAACCAGAAAGCCTGGTTCTTTGTGCTGCCGGTGCTGCTGCTGGTCGCCTTCAACGCGCTGATCCCGATGATGACCGTGGTCAATTATTCGGTACAGGAGACCTTTGGCAACAATCTGTTCCTGTGGGAAGGCCTGACATGGTTCGAGCAATTGCTGACCGAAGAGCGGTTCTACAAGGCGCTGGGGCGTCAGTTCATGTTCACCGGGCTGATCCTGGCGATCGAGGTGCCGCTGGGCATTGCCATTGCCCTGTCAATGCCACGTCAGGGCATCTGGGTGCCGGTCTGCCTGATCCTGATGGCGCTGCCGATGCTGATCCCGTGGAACGTGGTGGGGGCGATGTGGAACATCTTCACCCTGCCTGACATCGGCTTGCTGGGCTATTTCCTGAACAACGTGCTGGGTATCAACTATGATATGACGCAGGACCCGATTGCCGCCTGGGTGACGATCATCACCATGGACGTGTGGCACTGGACCTCGCTGGTGGTGCTGCTGGCCTATGCCGGATTGGTGTCGATCCCGGACGCCTATTATCAGGCCGCCAAGATCGACGGCGCCTCCAACTGGTCGGTGTTCCGCTTTATCCAGCTGCCCAAGATGAAACCGGTGCTGACCATCGCCATCCTGTTGCGCTTCATGGACAGTTTCAACATCTACACCGAACCGTTTGTGCTGACCGGAGGCGGCCCCGGCAACTCCACCACCCTGCTCTCCATTGATCTGGTGAAACGCGCCCTCGGGCAGTTTGACCTCGGCCCTGCCGCTGCGATGTCACTGATCTACTTTGCAATCACTCTCTTGGTTTCTTGGCTGTTCTATACGCTGATGACCAAAGACGACCTGAACTAA
- a CDS encoding helix-turn-helix transcriptional regulator, with protein MADVGQQHTAVFAKMVARSLIEQGYGPEAVFRGTAFDGSLLQQEAPVAAASDVMSFFEQGALLTQDDLFGFHLAQGQDSRRIGLVCYVGLAAANVAAFLANYTRYSRIYSDVLELDYSHLQDNGLVGWQFRISPSVPRRQYVEYTSTVFLNTLRHFSGSDMRPRKLSFEHHRRKNNDELEAFFGCDISFGAARNSFEFDASDLERPLISADDQLLKVLQSYADRVLAEKKGRALPGVVCEVERVIADMLPRGTATLDHVAAAMGISPRTLSRRLAAEGTSFFRVLEDLRKSLSKSYLRDSDLTLADTAFLLGYSGLSSFNDAFKRWTGCSPGQYRAE; from the coding sequence ATGGCAGATGTCGGCCAGCAACATACTGCAGTGTTTGCCAAAATGGTGGCGCGCAGTCTGATTGAGCAAGGCTACGGCCCGGAGGCTGTGTTTCGCGGAACGGCGTTTGACGGCTCTTTGTTGCAACAGGAGGCTCCCGTTGCCGCGGCATCAGATGTCATGAGCTTTTTTGAACAGGGAGCCCTGCTGACCCAGGATGATCTGTTTGGGTTTCATCTGGCGCAGGGCCAGGACAGTCGCCGCATCGGGCTGGTGTGTTATGTCGGGTTGGCGGCGGCCAATGTGGCGGCCTTCCTGGCCAATTATACACGCTATTCGCGGATCTACAGTGACGTGCTGGAGCTGGACTATTCCCACCTGCAGGACAACGGGTTGGTTGGCTGGCAGTTCCGCATTTCCCCCAGCGTGCCGCGGCGCCAGTATGTGGAATACACCAGCACGGTTTTCCTGAATACCCTGCGCCATTTTTCCGGCTCTGACATGCGGCCGCGAAAGCTAAGCTTTGAGCACCACCGGCGCAAAAACAATGACGAACTGGAGGCCTTTTTTGGCTGCGACATATCTTTTGGGGCTGCGCGAAACAGTTTTGAATTTGATGCAAGCGATCTGGAACGGCCATTGATTTCTGCTGACGACCAGTTGCTTAAGGTCTTGCAGAGCTATGCTGACCGGGTGCTGGCGGAAAAAAAAGGCCGCGCCTTGCCGGGGGTGGTCTGTGAGGTCGAGCGCGTTATCGCCGATATGCTGCCCCGTGGGACGGCAACGCTGGATCATGTTGCTGCCGCGATGGGGATCAGCCCCCGTACGCTGTCGCGCAGGCTGGCCGCCGAAGGAACCAGCTTTTTCCGGGTGCTGGAAGACCTGCGCAAATCCCTGTCCAAAAGCTATCTCCGGGACAGCGACCTTACGCTTGCCGATACCGCCTTTTTGCTTGGTTATTCTGGGCTTAGCAGTTTTAATGACGCGTTCAAACGGTGGACTGGTTGCAGCCCCGGACAGTACCGCGCCGAGTGA